Below is a genomic region from Candidatus Binataceae bacterium.
TGGCCGAGATCGTTCTGCGCCTTTGAAACCTCGCTCTGCGCGCTGGCGACACCGGCCTGGTCGGCCTCTACCCGGCTGCGGGCGTTGAAGACATCATTTGCGGTGACGAAGTGGCGCGTGAGCAGCGGTTGTATGCGATCGAGATACTGCTTGTCATATGCGAGCTCCGCGTTGAGTTGAGCCTTGCGCGAGCTTGCGGCGCGTATCGCGTCCTCCAACGCCTCGATCTGCAAATTGGTAAGCGCGAGATCGGCCTCGGTACGGTCCACCACCGACTGGTAGGGGCGCGGATCGACGACAAACAGCAACTGACCCGGCTTCACGTGCTGATTGTCCTGGATCGGCATCTCGACGATCGGGCCACTGACGTGCGCCGCTATACCGACCACGTTCGCCCGCACATACGCGTCGTCAGTGCGGGGAAAGACGTAGTACAGGCGCGCGACATACATGGCCAGCGCAATCGCCGCGGCCACGATCAGCGCGCCGACCAACCGGCCGGTAATCTTAAGCGCTATAGGCTCGTGCGATGGCGCATCTATCTGCGCGCGAGCGGGTGGGGGGCTCGCTCCGGGCGCCGGCCCGTCGCCAGGACCGGGAGCCGAGGGATGCCTCGCTGGCGGACTCTTCTCCGGCGCTCCCTGCTGCTCGGGCACTGTCACTCCTTAGATGCGATTGAAGAATACCAGATACACGAGGCAGGCCAGCGCTACGGCGAGACAAGGATAAATTACAAGCAGAGGTCCGAGGTGAGGTTCGAGTCCGGTTCTTGCGAAAACCGGCCGCACCATTCCAGCGAGCAGCACGCCGAGAATCGCGCACAAGAGCCACGCGGGAAAGTTCGCGCCGGCGACGTTCACCACCGGGTCGCATCCGGCGAAGATCAGCCCGAGTACGGCAAAAACGGCGAGCGCAAACCCGGGCGTGCGAAAGGCGGCCCGGGTTCGCGCGGTTCCGCCCGCAGATTCGCTTCGCTCAGGATGGCAAGGTCGTGTGTGCAAATTACTGACAGGACGCCGCGCTAATAGGGATTGGCGATCGGCAATTCCTGCGCCGGGAAGAGCGTTATCACCCTGCATCCGTCGGGCGTGACTACCAGTTCCTCTTCGATCCGCGCCGCCGAGAATCC
It encodes:
- a CDS encoding HlyD family efflux transporter periplasmic adaptor subunit, coding for MVGALIVAAAIALAMYVARLYYVFPRTDDAYVRANVVGIAAHVSGPIVEMPIQDNQHVKPGQLLFVVDPRPYQSVVDRTEADLALTNLQIEALEDAIRAASSRKAQLNAELAYDKQYLDRIQPLLTRHFVTANDVFNARSRVEADQAGVASAQSEVSKAQNDLGQYGDINARRKAAEAALYDAKLNLNYCYVRAPFDAYVTNLNITVGQYANEGREVLSLVDNRQWYVLANFRENFLGHIRTGMPAQVYLLSYPNKRFRGRVQGVGWALYQNNGATIQGLPQIEETLNWVRLSQRFPVRIVLENGDPAFPFRMGATAVVTIQGGR